From a single Heliomicrobium undosum genomic region:
- a CDS encoding M35 family metallo-endopeptidase, producing MATGRFTCTLSAEKEYPLGAPILVKFVLNNETDVDYHVLAWRTPLETFRGDYLIVNKNGKPVPYDGPLVMRADPHPQHYIRVPAKGTVSTEIDLTRAYHLDEPGHYTVQINSDLLDHYAGQRLMEPKSRDTFNTHKLVSNVATFRIVAGAQPKKTEGQLQREKEPKQMFSPVQAQKANRPNPPVAPKMQGGDANKRRAVQNAHEGATTFAYACANLLKTSDYYKNKNYVTWFGAVDQTRQEKVTGNYQKIYDTLISDQFTYYLDGGDYCEPGVIAYTYKYCRSVYFCGGFYNYPFIGIFSQMGIVLHELTHAVTGTDDVVYGTGNCKNLAKNDSAKAVKNADSYRLFTETTFPFDMGFDASAVLPNGKTYVTFANLYVRYSDSSANQFDAGYPKPIRGNWGALPESFNQGFDSMVVLPNGKIYVTKGSQYVRYSDNNASKVDDGYPLPIRGHWGNLPDSFNQGFDAAVVLPNGKIYVTTGSQYVRYSDKTADTVDEGYPLSIKGHWGNLPDSFDQSFDTAVVLPNKKIYVTKGSQYVRYSDNSAGTVDGGYPLPIQGHWGKMPDA from the coding sequence TTGGCGACCGGACGGTTCACATGCACCCTGAGCGCAGAAAAAGAGTATCCCCTCGGCGCACCCATTCTGGTGAAGTTTGTCCTCAACAACGAAACGGATGTTGACTATCATGTGCTGGCCTGGCGAACCCCGCTGGAAACGTTTCGAGGCGACTACCTGATCGTAAACAAAAACGGCAAACCGGTTCCCTATGACGGCCCCCTCGTCATGCGCGCCGATCCGCATCCCCAACACTATATCCGGGTTCCGGCAAAGGGAACCGTATCAACGGAAATCGATCTCACGCGCGCCTACCACCTCGATGAACCGGGCCACTACACCGTGCAAATCAATTCGGATCTGTTGGATCACTACGCCGGCCAACGACTCATGGAACCCAAATCGCGCGATACCTTCAACACCCACAAGCTTGTCTCAAACGTGGCGACCTTCCGGATCGTGGCCGGCGCGCAACCGAAGAAAACGGAAGGACAACTGCAGCGGGAGAAAGAACCGAAGCAGATGTTTTCCCCGGTTCAGGCGCAGAAAGCCAACCGCCCCAACCCGCCGGTGGCGCCAAAAATGCAGGGCGGGGACGCCAACAAAAGGCGGGCCGTCCAAAACGCCCATGAAGGGGCGACCACCTTCGCCTACGCCTGCGCGAACCTGTTGAAGACCTCTGATTACTATAAAAACAAAAACTATGTCACCTGGTTCGGCGCCGTCGACCAAACACGCCAGGAAAAGGTGACCGGCAATTACCAAAAGATCTACGACACGCTGATCAGTGACCAGTTCACCTACTACCTCGATGGCGGCGACTATTGCGAACCCGGCGTGATCGCCTACACCTACAAGTACTGCCGATCCGTCTATTTCTGCGGCGGTTTTTACAATTACCCCTTTATCGGCATCTTCTCCCAGATGGGGATCGTCCTCCATGAACTCACCCATGCGGTCACCGGAACGGACGATGTGGTCTATGGCACAGGCAACTGCAAGAACCTGGCGAAAAACGATTCCGCCAAGGCGGTCAAGAACGCCGATTCGTACCGCCTCTTCACGGAAACGACCTTCCCCTTCGACATGGGCTTCGATGCCTCGGCGGTCCTGCCGAACGGGAAAACCTATGTCACCTTCGCCAACCTCTACGTCCGCTACTCTGATTCCTCGGCGAACCAGTTCGACGCCGGCTATCCCAAACCGATCCGGGGCAACTGGGGCGCCCTGCCAGAATCGTTCAACCAGGGATTTGACAGCATGGTCGTCCTGCCCAACGGCAAAATCTATGTAACCAAGGGTAGTCAGTACGTGCGCTACTCCGACAACAACGCCAGCAAGGTCGATGACGGCTACCCGCTGCCGATCAGAGGCCATTGGGGCAACCTGCCCGACAGCTTCAATCAGGGTTTTGACGCCGCCGTCGTCCTGCCCAACGGGAAAATCTACGTCACCACGGGAAGCCAATACGTCCGCTACTCCGACAAAACGGCCGACACGGTCGATGAAGGCTATCCGCTCTCGATCAAGGGTCACTGGGGCAACCTACCCGACAGCTTCGACCAGAGTTTCGACACCGCTGTTGTCCTGCCGAACAAGAAAATCTACGTCACCAAGGGCAGCCAATATGTCCGCTACTCCGACAACAGCGCCGGTACGGTCGACGGCGGCTATCCGCTCCCGATTCAAGGACATTGGGGAAAAATGCCTGACGCTTAG
- a CDS encoding MFS transporter — protein MNRVEAPRHAAPLWTKSFIFICLTNLFMFTSFYFLLPTLPVFVTSGLGGDESSVGYIIGILSLTAVMVRPLSGYLLDAVGRKKVLFLALIAFCLATAAYQIIAGLTGLFLLRALHGMTWGFTTTGAGTVAADVVPAERRGEGLGYYGLSNTLAMAAGPSLGLFVLDKGGFSALFGASLVLALLGLLSLAGVSYEAAPRKPELRPADSAGEAKKKKAGLSLATLFEPAVFSLSGVMGFVAIVYGGIVSFITLLAKEIGVPNAGVYFLIYALTLLVIRPWAGRAFDRKGPRQIMMIGFISMIIAFVLLFLAKGIALFILSAVAMGVGFGIVQPTLMAMAINRVPPFRRGAANGTLMSAFDLGIGLGSIVLGYVSKLAGLPGMYLACAAIIVIPALLYFRLGEEETAGARQG, from the coding sequence ATGAACCGAGTCGAAGCCCCGCGCCATGCCGCGCCGTTATGGACAAAAAGCTTCATTTTTATCTGCCTGACGAATCTATTTATGTTCACCAGTTTCTACTTTCTCTTGCCTACACTGCCCGTATTCGTCACCAGCGGCTTAGGCGGAGACGAGAGCAGCGTGGGGTACATCATCGGCATCCTGTCCCTGACGGCGGTCATGGTCCGCCCGCTCTCCGGCTACCTGTTGGATGCCGTCGGGCGAAAAAAGGTGCTTTTTTTGGCGCTCATCGCCTTTTGCCTAGCCACGGCCGCCTACCAGATCATCGCCGGTCTGACAGGGCTCTTTCTGCTGCGGGCGCTCCATGGCATGACCTGGGGCTTTACCACAACGGGCGCCGGCACGGTGGCCGCCGATGTGGTGCCTGCCGAACGGCGCGGTGAGGGGCTCGGCTACTACGGCCTCTCGAACACCTTGGCCATGGCCGCCGGCCCCAGCCTGGGCCTCTTCGTCCTCGACAAGGGCGGCTTTTCGGCCCTGTTTGGCGCCAGTCTCGTCCTAGCCCTCCTGGGGCTGCTCAGTTTAGCTGGCGTATCCTATGAGGCCGCCCCTCGAAAACCGGAGCTTCGGCCGGCAGATAGCGCCGGGGAGGCGAAAAAAAAGAAGGCCGGCCTATCGCTGGCCACCCTCTTTGAACCTGCCGTGTTTTCCTTATCCGGGGTGATGGGGTTCGTTGCCATCGTCTATGGTGGCATTGTCTCCTTTATCACACTGCTCGCCAAAGAGATCGGCGTGCCCAACGCCGGCGTTTACTTTCTTATCTACGCCTTAACCTTGCTGGTGATCCGCCCTTGGGCCGGTCGCGCCTTCGACCGAAAGGGACCAAGACAGATCATGATGATCGGTTTTATCAGCATGATCATTGCTTTCGTGCTGCTCTTTCTGGCCAAAGGTATAGCGTTGTTCATTCTTTCCGCTGTGGCGATGGGTGTCGGTTTCGGCATCGTCCAGCCCACCTTGATGGCCATGGCCATCAACCGGGTGCCCCCCTTCCGGCGGGGCGCCGCCAACGGCACCTTGATGAGCGCCTTCGACCTGGGCATCGGCCTTGGTTCTATCGTGCTCGGCTATGTTTCCAAACTGGCGGGTCTCCCCGGCATGTACCTGGCCTGCGCGGCGATCATTGTCATACCGGCGTTGCTCTATTTCCGGCTGGGCGAGGAAGAGACTGCCGGGGCGAGACAGGGCTAG